gagcttcatcgtcagtcctcccaatgaatatttagggttgatatccttactgtccaaaggactctcttgagagtccttctAGTGCCTTGGTCTAGTCCATAAATCTAGTGATGCCAGTTTTTAATGAAACTTAGGACCAGCCAGTTAGGCACTTGCCTGTGGTTGACATAGACTAGTCACACAGACCTGTGTTCAAATATCAGCTCCCACTTAGACCCTTAGTCTTTCTAAAGCTCATCTGTCAGATGTGTATACTCAGAGGAGATGAACCAGGGCGATTGTGAGGACTGAGATGTCGCCAAGGCTTGGGCATGCTGGCTAGCACATCATGAGCACTCAGCACAGGGGAGCTGTCCCCAGGATAGTTAATGGTCACGACAGAATGTGTGTTTTATGTGATTGCAGGACAGGGGCACAAGGGCACAATCCAACTCTTTGTACCCCTTGACTTTTTCTGACCCTGGGAGAAGGGAGCATTGACCTTTCCTTCATCAGGCTGAAGATGCCTCTCTTTGGAAGTACGTTTAGTCCGAAGAAGACGCCCCCTCGGAAGTCGGCCTCTCTCTCCAACCTGCATAATGTGAGTATCAGCAGTGGTGTGCAGTGTGAACAGAGCCTCGAGCCTGGCCTCTTTTGGGAAGTGTGGTCCTCCAGAGGCATCCTCGTGGGAGGGTATCCTTTTAATTCATATGATTGCTATTGCTGAAAACATGTTTTAACTCCTATTTGGAAATTCTTATCAGAGCTGTTCAAGAACCATAAAAGACAGTCGTTCTCATTATGATTTTGGGGACCAAACGATCTTATCCAGTTTGACTTCAGTTGATTCCCAAGACTTGGCCAGGAATCAGTTTTTAGTCATGTCTGAGAACAAATTCATTCTCAAAGGATGATGTTTTGCCAACATTAAAAACGTTCAAAAGGATTTGCCGCAGCTCCAAAGGCAGTTTCCAAGCTCCTCCAGGATAGAGGGTTTGCATTCATTTCTGTATATCCAGTACCAGCCCTGGCCCACGGTGGGCGCTCAGTGAGCTGTAGAAACATCGAAAAACACGTTAAAGAACAGCTGCTACCACTAATTGGGACTTAGCATTTTATGCCTTTTCCAGGACATATGTAGCTCCATAGGAAGCAAGTGATGGCTCAGGCTTacatttaaaaagacttttcaCTTGACAAAAAATTTACAGTGAGACTTCTTAAACTGCCAAGTGCTCTATAGATATGAAATAATTCAGTTTGCAAATTTCATCATATATAGATTTTCTAGAAAACACTTGTTATATAAAGCAGtacttttcttttatagtttaaaagttttttggtaccttatttaattttctgactttatttgaaaaaaatattattaaatgtgcCGAGTTAtgattagagaaaaagaaatgagttgtTGGGGGTCACTTAGTCGGGGGTTCCCATGTGGCACaagggtaaagaagctgcctgccaattcaggagacccaggttctatccctgggtcaggaagatcctctggaggaggaaatggcaacccactccagtatttgccagaaaaatccatggacagaggagcctggcaggctacagttggtggggtcgcaaagagtctgatgcaGCTGAGTGCATGCAGGGGGTCTCACAGCTAGCAGAAGAGGTGCTGGGCCACAAGCCCGTGTACTCTGGCTGCCTGATGCCAGCATGAATGTCTCACCCACAGTTGGACCGGTCAACGCGGGAGGTGGAACTGGGCCTTGACTACGGAACCCCCACCATGAACCTGGCCGGGCAGAGCCTGAAGTTTGAAAATGGCCAGTGGATAGCAGGTGGGCTGCATTTCCTGCCGTTTTGCCCCAGCAAGATGGTGGAGAGCAACCACCACTTGGTGACCGCTGGTTGTGCCCCTTCTGCCAGAGACGGGGATTAGTGGCGGTGTGGACCAGAGGGAGGCTCAGCGCCTGCGGAGACGGAACCAGCAGCTGGAAGAAGAGAACAACCTCTTGCGGCTGAAGGTGGACATCCTGCTGGACATGGTGAGGAGGGCGGCCGGGGGCGATGCCTTGGCTTTCCCTGGGCAGCTTCACCGCGAGTCATTTCAGCCGGCCCACACTCTCGAGTGCCAGCTTTCCCAGGCACAGTGCTCTGAATCCAAAGATACGAGACCAAGGCAGACACAGTCCCCACCCTCCAGGGCTCAGTCTAACTGAGAGAAGGACAGTAAACACGGTGACAGTCCTCAGGGTAAGGACAGAGATTGGAGTCTTGTCCAGGCCTGGCATCCGCAAAGG
Above is a genomic segment from Bos indicus isolate NIAB-ARS_2022 breed Sahiwal x Tharparkar chromosome 5, NIAB-ARS_B.indTharparkar_mat_pri_1.0, whole genome shotgun sequence containing:
- the CBY1 gene encoding protein chibby homolog 1 isoform X1; this encodes MEAFWFVQVLKCDAPAQMPSLRLLKMPLFGSTFSPKKTPPRKSASLSNLHNLDRSTREVELGLDYGTPTMNLAGQSLKFENGQWIAETGISGGVDQREAQRLRRRNQQLEEENNLLRLKVDILLDMLSETTAESHLMEKELDELKSVSRRRK
- the CBY1 gene encoding protein chibby homolog 1 isoform X2; amino-acid sequence: MEAFWLKMPLFGSTFSPKKTPPRKSASLSNLHNLDRSTREVELGLDYGTPTMNLAGQSLKFENGQWIAETGISGGVDQREAQRLRRRNQQLEEENNLLRLKVDILLDMLSETTAESHLMEKELDELKSVSRRRK
- the CBY1 gene encoding protein chibby homolog 1 isoform X3, with the translated sequence MPLFGSTFSPKKTPPRKSASLSNLHNLDRSTREVELGLDYGTPTMNLAGQSLKFENGQWIAETGISGGVDQREAQRLRRRNQQLEEENNLLRLKVDILLDMLSETTAESHLMEKELDELKSVSRRRK